One genomic region from Onychostoma macrolepis isolate SWU-2019 chromosome 23, ASM1243209v1, whole genome shotgun sequence encodes:
- the cdh26.1 gene encoding cadherin-like protein 26 isoform X1, whose translation MTKSTLFLILLALDVAASTKNDTSKREKRDAVLIRSKRRWVLSTIDLEENMPGPYPAIVTQLHNEKKVDNTIKFRIKGDGVTKEPIGLFTINENDGIVYVHQPIDREQYPIFHVDFDVLDRQSGATVDKTLSFNVDIKDKNDNSPQFTPSTINALVPENTPEGTVQATLQAHDNDQKDTPNSQFIMKVVSQDPASPKFTLKDLSTTTVKQLAFTGCFDYDKVKKYKVLVEARDQGTPAMSSTATVILDITDSNTHPPEFSSATYNAEVMEMELKEILRIGIKDKDTPNTPASRAVFSILKGNEEGNYKIETDPKTNEGVLTVIKGKNFEKTEIKNLEIAVENEQKLFQCVDGKAVKGPTPKPNTVKVSVKVIDMNDPPVFKKQIEKVYRNENGHVGDVLLVPEIKDEDSDVNKLRYELIQDPAKWVNVDEKTGKITTVQKLDRESPFIKNGTYTVVMHAIDDGQPPATGTCTVVVYLGDQNDNAPYLISKNAVMCGNKVNHVDVKPTDIDGPPFASPFSFSLGGKEELKNLWMLDPTTGTNTSLISLTSLPYGNYSVPLKIQDQQGLQGEDVLHVVVCECTGINTCRGRLPFSSRLGPAAIALLFAGLLLLALMLLFCFLCDCKSKNFQHIPLNLQDEGSQTLAKYNEEGGGSIYKPEPVFRTVSLKAPSAPPEYVFTDGYRNGENGMLRSTAGYNVQYNFQEMPSGGGVMSMPHHNWSSVRRDRESFRNESRQMSHSYSLTQTERNLVGHIERKISGFPEEQRDYPEYSPHQYEYEGRASDCQSLDQLTVSNLGDNLDFLQNLGPQFNSLGGICQQTMERRNVRL comes from the exons ATGACGAAGAGCACTTTATTCCTGATTCTACTTGCC CTTGATGTGGCAGCTTCCACCAAAAATGATACCAGCAAACGGGAAAAGCGG GATGCTGTTCTTATTCGTTCAAAGAGAAGATGGGTTCTGTCCACTATTGATCTGGAAGAGAACATGCCTGGACCGTATCCCGCTATAGTAACACAG ctgcacaatgaaaaaaaggtGGACAACACCATCAAGTTCCGCATCAAAGGGGACGGAGTGACAAAAGAGCCTATTGGTTTGTTTACCATTAATGAAAATGACGGGATTGTGTATGTACACCAGCCCATCGACAGGGAACAGTACCCCATCTTCCAC GTGGACTTTGATGTACTGGACAGGCAGTCTGGAGCCACAGTGGACAAAACGCTGTCATTTAATGTAGACATAAAGGACAAGAATGACAATAGTCCTCAGTTCACTCCGAGCACTATAAACGCACTTGTTCCCGAGAACACACCTGAAG GCACAGTCCAAGCAACATTACAAGCTCATGACAATGATCAGAAGGATACTCCTAATTCCCAGTTCATCATGAAGGTGGTGTCACAAGACCCTGCTTCACCAAAATTTACCCTGAAGGACTTATCTACCACTACAGTCAAGCAGCTCGCCTTCACGGGATGCTTTGATTATGAT aaagtaaaaaaatataaagtgctAGTTGAAGCGAGGGATCAAGGAACACCTGCAATGTCTTCAACTGCCACTGTTATTCTGGATATCACTGATTCCAACACCCATCCCCCAGAATTCAGTTCGGCCACG TACAACGCTGAAGTGATGGAAATGGAATTAAAGGAGATCCTAAGAATCGGCATCAAAGACAAGGACACCCCGAACACGCCTGCTTCAAGAGCAGTGTTCTCCATCCTGAAGGGCAATGAGGAAGGAAATTATAAGATTGAGACAGACCCTAAAACCAATGAAGGTGTGCTGACTGTTATCAAG GGGAAGAATTTCGAGAAAACTGAGATCAAAAACCTGGAGATAGCAGTCGAGAACGAGCAGAAATTATTTCAGTGTGTTGATGGAAAGGCTGTAAAAGGACCCACACCAAAGCCAAACACTGTCAAAGTGTCAGTGAAAGTCATTGACATGAACGATCCCCCTGTGTTTAAAAAGCAAATTGAAAAAGTTTACAGGAATGAAAACGGACATGTGGGAGATGTGTTATTAGTACCCGAGATCAAAGATGAGGACTCGGACGTTAACAAACTCAG GTATGAGTTAATTCAAGACCCAGCCAAATGGGTGAATGTGGATGAGAAGACAGGAAAGATCACCACCGTTCAGAAGCTGGACCGGGAGTCTCCATTTATCAAAAATGGCACCTACACTGTCGTAATGCATGCTATAGATGATG GACAGCCTCCAGCTACAGGCACATGTACTGTAGTGGTCTACCTAGGCGACCAGAACGATAACGCCCCCTATCTCATATCTAAAAACGCGGTCATGTGCGGGAACAAAGTCAATCATGTGGATGTGAAACCAACAGACATTGACGGCCCTCCGTTTGCCAGCCCTTTCAGCTTCTCTCTGGGAGGAAAGGAAGAGCTGAAGAATCTGTGGATGCTGGATCCAACCACAG GAACAAACACTTCTCTGATAAGTTTGACGAGTCTGCCATATGGAAACTACTCCGTTCCTTTGAAGATACAGGATCAGCAGGGTCTGCAAGGAGAAGACGTTCTTCATGTGGTTGTGTGTGAGTGCACAGGAATCAACACGTGCCGTGGCCGTCTTCCTTTCTCCTCAAGACTGGGTCCAGCAGCCATCGCTCTCCTGTTTGCTGGACTTCTCCTATTGGCCT TGATGCTCCTCTTTTGTTTCCTCTGTGACTGTAAAAGCAAGAATTTTCAGCACATCCCTCTGAACCTGCAGGATGAGGGCAGCCAAACCCTTGCCAAATACAATGAAGAGGGAGGAGGCTCGATCTATAAG cCCGAGCCAGTGTTTCGGACAGTAAGCTTGAAAGCTCCTTCTGCACCG CCTGAGTACGTGTTTACTGATGGATACAGGAATGGTGAAAATGGTATGCTGAGAAGCACTGCAGGG TATAACGTTCAGTACAACTTCCAGGAAATGCCCAGTGGTGGAGGAGTGATGAGCATG CCACATCACAACTGGTCATCAGTCCGAAGGGACAGGGAAAGCTTTAGG AATGAAAGTCGCCAGATGTCCCACTCATACAGCCTGACACAAACAGAAAGGAACCTGGTCGGACACATTGagagg AAAATCAGTGGCTTTCCGGAAGAGCAGAGGGACTATCCAGAATATTCCCCGCATCAGTATGAATATGAGGGAAGGGCCAGTGACTGTCAATCACTGGATCAGCTGACTGTCAGCAACCTCGGTGATAACCTGGACTTCCTGCAGAACCTCGGGCCACAGTTCAACAGTCTGGGTGGGATCTGTCAACAGACAATGGAGCGCAGGAACGTCCGACTGTGA
- the cdh26.1 gene encoding cadherin-like protein 26 isoform X2 has protein sequence MQQHRLNQWYKFGVGLNCFACQWQMGDGSACSGKKKKKYKSCHWARTLSKGTVQATLQAHDNDQKDTPNSQFIMKVVSQDPASPKFTLKDLSTTTVKQLAFTGCFDYDKVKKYKVLVEARDQGTPAMSSTATVILDITDSNTHPPEFSSATYNAEVMEMELKEILRIGIKDKDTPNTPASRAVFSILKGNEEGNYKIETDPKTNEGVLTVIKGKNFEKTEIKNLEIAVENEQKLFQCVDGKAVKGPTPKPNTVKVSVKVIDMNDPPVFKKQIEKVYRNENGHVGDVLLVPEIKDEDSDVNKLRYELIQDPAKWVNVDEKTGKITTVQKLDRESPFIKNGTYTVVMHAIDDGQPPATGTCTVVVYLGDQNDNAPYLISKNAVMCGNKVNHVDVKPTDIDGPPFASPFSFSLGGKEELKNLWMLDPTTGTNTSLISLTSLPYGNYSVPLKIQDQQGLQGEDVLHVVVCECTGINTCRGRLPFSSRLGPAAIALLFAGLLLLALMLLFCFLCDCKSKNFQHIPLNLQDEGSQTLAKYNEEGGGSIYKPEPVFRTVSLKAPSAPPEYVFTDGYRNGENGMLRSTAGYNVQYNFQEMPSGGGVMSMPHHNWSSVRRDRESFRNESRQMSHSYSLTQTERNLVGHIERKISGFPEEQRDYPEYSPHQYEYEGRASDCQSLDQLTVSNLGDNLDFLQNLGPQFNSLGGICQQTMERRNVRL, from the exons ATGCAACAACATAGGCTAAACCAATGGTATAAGTTTGGGGTGGGGCTAAACTGTTTTGCCTGCCAATGGCAGATGGGGGATGGGTCTGCATgctctgggaaaaaaaaaaaaaagtacaaaagctgtcactgggccAGGACCCTTTCCAAAG GCACAGTCCAAGCAACATTACAAGCTCATGACAATGATCAGAAGGATACTCCTAATTCCCAGTTCATCATGAAGGTGGTGTCACAAGACCCTGCTTCACCAAAATTTACCCTGAAGGACTTATCTACCACTACAGTCAAGCAGCTCGCCTTCACGGGATGCTTTGATTATGAT aaagtaaaaaaatataaagtgctAGTTGAAGCGAGGGATCAAGGAACACCTGCAATGTCTTCAACTGCCACTGTTATTCTGGATATCACTGATTCCAACACCCATCCCCCAGAATTCAGTTCGGCCACG TACAACGCTGAAGTGATGGAAATGGAATTAAAGGAGATCCTAAGAATCGGCATCAAAGACAAGGACACCCCGAACACGCCTGCTTCAAGAGCAGTGTTCTCCATCCTGAAGGGCAATGAGGAAGGAAATTATAAGATTGAGACAGACCCTAAAACCAATGAAGGTGTGCTGACTGTTATCAAG GGGAAGAATTTCGAGAAAACTGAGATCAAAAACCTGGAGATAGCAGTCGAGAACGAGCAGAAATTATTTCAGTGTGTTGATGGAAAGGCTGTAAAAGGACCCACACCAAAGCCAAACACTGTCAAAGTGTCAGTGAAAGTCATTGACATGAACGATCCCCCTGTGTTTAAAAAGCAAATTGAAAAAGTTTACAGGAATGAAAACGGACATGTGGGAGATGTGTTATTAGTACCCGAGATCAAAGATGAGGACTCGGACGTTAACAAACTCAG GTATGAGTTAATTCAAGACCCAGCCAAATGGGTGAATGTGGATGAGAAGACAGGAAAGATCACCACCGTTCAGAAGCTGGACCGGGAGTCTCCATTTATCAAAAATGGCACCTACACTGTCGTAATGCATGCTATAGATGATG GACAGCCTCCAGCTACAGGCACATGTACTGTAGTGGTCTACCTAGGCGACCAGAACGATAACGCCCCCTATCTCATATCTAAAAACGCGGTCATGTGCGGGAACAAAGTCAATCATGTGGATGTGAAACCAACAGACATTGACGGCCCTCCGTTTGCCAGCCCTTTCAGCTTCTCTCTGGGAGGAAAGGAAGAGCTGAAGAATCTGTGGATGCTGGATCCAACCACAG GAACAAACACTTCTCTGATAAGTTTGACGAGTCTGCCATATGGAAACTACTCCGTTCCTTTGAAGATACAGGATCAGCAGGGTCTGCAAGGAGAAGACGTTCTTCATGTGGTTGTGTGTGAGTGCACAGGAATCAACACGTGCCGTGGCCGTCTTCCTTTCTCCTCAAGACTGGGTCCAGCAGCCATCGCTCTCCTGTTTGCTGGACTTCTCCTATTGGCCT TGATGCTCCTCTTTTGTTTCCTCTGTGACTGTAAAAGCAAGAATTTTCAGCACATCCCTCTGAACCTGCAGGATGAGGGCAGCCAAACCCTTGCCAAATACAATGAAGAGGGAGGAGGCTCGATCTATAAG cCCGAGCCAGTGTTTCGGACAGTAAGCTTGAAAGCTCCTTCTGCACCG CCTGAGTACGTGTTTACTGATGGATACAGGAATGGTGAAAATGGTATGCTGAGAAGCACTGCAGGG TATAACGTTCAGTACAACTTCCAGGAAATGCCCAGTGGTGGAGGAGTGATGAGCATG CCACATCACAACTGGTCATCAGTCCGAAGGGACAGGGAAAGCTTTAGG AATGAAAGTCGCCAGATGTCCCACTCATACAGCCTGACACAAACAGAAAGGAACCTGGTCGGACACATTGagagg AAAATCAGTGGCTTTCCGGAAGAGCAGAGGGACTATCCAGAATATTCCCCGCATCAGTATGAATATGAGGGAAGGGCCAGTGACTGTCAATCACTGGATCAGCTGACTGTCAGCAACCTCGGTGATAACCTGGACTTCCTGCAGAACCTCGGGCCACAGTTCAACAGTCTGGGTGGGATCTGTCAACAGACAATGGAGCGCAGGAACGTCCGACTGTGA